Proteins encoded by one window of Desulfovibrio ferrophilus:
- a CDS encoding class IV adenylate cyclase — protein MYLVEAKARIDNPDAIREVLLAGGAVLEDKNRHTDIYFRTPMGRFKLREGERGSCLMYREHPRKDMQALVRYDIEPIAGAARVGAMLAMVGRRKVMLKNREVYAFDRATVHLDNIHGLGSFLEIEVRVSDPAKAGEYALLCRDCMRRLGLDPASFETAGYDELLTRAA, from the coding sequence ATGTACCTCGTTGAAGCCAAGGCCAGAATCGACAATCCCGACGCCATCCGTGAAGTCCTGTTGGCTGGCGGAGCGGTGCTTGAGGACAAGAACCGCCACACTGACATCTATTTCCGCACACCCATGGGCCGCTTCAAACTACGCGAAGGCGAACGCGGTTCATGTCTGATGTACAGGGAGCATCCCCGCAAAGACATGCAGGCCCTGGTGCGCTACGACATCGAACCCATCGCTGGTGCCGCACGCGTGGGGGCCATGCTTGCCATGGTCGGAAGGCGCAAGGTGATGCTCAAGAACCGCGAGGTCTACGCCTTTGACCGGGCCACGGTGCATCTGGATAATATCCACGGCCTTGGGTCATTTCTGGAGATCGAGGTCCGGGTGTCCGATCCGGCCAAGGCGGGAGAGTACGCGTTGTTATGTCGTGATTGCATGCGGCGCCTTGGCCTGGACCCGGCGAGTTTCGAGACGGCAGGGTACGATGAACTGTTGACGAGAGCTGCTTAG
- a CDS encoding AraC family transcriptional regulator, with the protein MKPLLNVHFWRDEDLPGLEVAEVRESAHVFPNHSHDHYAIAVMDKGASFCAGNGRDGTCVTSGQVALINPGQVHAGMPAYDGCISYRMLYVDPVWMRRVARDLCGRDGAAPEFPHWVAPDPALHAMLHRLCLLVANGAEGLEKDSAMVGAFSRMLAVWGNVRGAAVSRKGHEHRAVRLVKEYLRARLAEKVSLDELAAHAGLSRFYLLRVFKGETGLSPHAFHTQMRIDCAKGLLLSGASISDAALDAGFSDQSHFTNAFRRFVGATPGQYLAS; encoded by the coding sequence ATGAAACCCCTGTTGAATGTCCATTTCTGGCGCGACGAGGACCTGCCCGGCCTGGAGGTCGCCGAGGTCCGCGAGAGCGCCCATGTCTTCCCCAATCATTCCCATGACCACTATGCCATTGCGGTCATGGATAAGGGGGCCAGTTTCTGTGCGGGCAATGGTCGTGACGGTACGTGCGTGACCAGCGGACAGGTGGCACTCATCAATCCCGGTCAGGTCCATGCGGGGATGCCCGCCTATGATGGCTGCATCTCCTACCGCATGCTTTATGTTGATCCGGTCTGGATGCGCCGGGTGGCGCGGGATTTGTGTGGCCGTGACGGAGCCGCCCCCGAGTTTCCCCATTGGGTGGCCCCAGACCCTGCGCTGCACGCCATGTTGCACCGCTTGTGTCTGCTGGTGGCAAACGGGGCCGAAGGCCTGGAAAAGGATTCCGCCATGGTCGGTGCCTTTTCGCGCATGCTGGCTGTCTGGGGCAATGTTCGCGGAGCAGCCGTCTCGCGCAAGGGCCACGAGCACCGGGCTGTGCGCCTGGTCAAGGAATACCTGCGGGCCAGGCTGGCGGAAAAAGTCTCTTTGGACGAGTTGGCCGCCCATGCCGGGTTGTCCCGTTTCTATCTGCTGCGTGTGTTCAAAGGCGAAACCGGCCTGTCGCCTCACGCCTTCCACACCCAGATGCGCATCGATTGCGCCAAGGGTCTGCTGCTGTCGGGTGCCTCCATCTCGGACGCCGCCCTGGACGCAGGCTTCTCGGACCAGAGCCATTTCACCAATGCCTTCCGCCGCTTCGTGGGCGCGACTCCGGGGCAATACCTGGCCTCCTGA
- a CDS encoding DMT family transporter, with protein sequence MREVARTLSLGRLALAGESPALSRWLPVVAIVAAVFLWGGSFSAMKIAGRALDPWAMMWARMMVALICLAPFVGRLIPRNYGRGDWKLLTPLVLLMPCLYFYLESHALTYTTSAQAGVVSASVPLLVAAGARLFLAEAVSRGTWMGLVLSVCGVVWLTLAGTPAQDAPNPLLGNVLELGAMICAAGYMLLMKSLSTRYGPWTITALQIVAGALFFLPGVPSLLAVAGSLTLPTVLAVLFMGAGASLGAFGLYNWAITRLRASQASAYINLVPVVAVGMGWIFLGEALNTMQLAGAGCVFLGVWISQRGSVSR encoded by the coding sequence ATGAGAGAGGTTGCACGCACATTGTCTCTGGGCCGACTGGCTCTTGCCGGGGAGTCCCCAGCCCTGTCCCGCTGGCTGCCTGTGGTGGCCATTGTCGCCGCCGTGTTTTTGTGGGGCGGCTCGTTTTCGGCCATGAAGATCGCCGGGCGCGCGCTGGATCCCTGGGCCATGATGTGGGCCAGGATGATGGTTGCCCTGATCTGCCTGGCTCCTTTTGTCGGGCGACTCATTCCGCGCAATTATGGGCGTGGAGACTGGAAGCTGCTCACGCCTTTGGTATTGCTCATGCCCTGTCTGTATTTTTATCTGGAATCCCACGCCCTGACCTACACGACTTCGGCTCAGGCCGGGGTTGTCTCGGCATCGGTGCCGCTGCTGGTGGCTGCTGGAGCGCGTCTGTTCCTGGCTGAGGCCGTGTCGCGCGGAACATGGATGGGGTTGGTGCTGTCGGTGTGCGGGGTGGTCTGGTTGACCCTGGCCGGAACCCCGGCTCAGGACGCTCCCAACCCCCTGCTGGGCAATGTGTTGGAGCTGGGAGCCATGATCTGTGCAGCGGGTTATATGCTGCTTATGAAGAGCCTGAGCACACGCTATGGACCCTGGACCATAACGGCCCTGCAAATCGTAGCCGGAGCGCTGTTCTTCCTGCCCGGAGTGCCGAGCCTGCTGGCCGTTGCCGGGAGTCTGACCCTGCCCACGGTGCTGGCGGTACTGTTCATGGGCGCGGGAGCATCACTGGGGGCCTTTGGGCTATACAACTGGGCCATCACCCGGCTGCGGGCCAGTCAGGCCTCGGCCTACATCAACCTTGTGCCCGTGGTGGCCGTGGGCATGGGCTGGATCTTCCTTGGCGAGGCCCTGAATACCATGCAACTGGCGGGTGCGGGGTGTGTGTTTCTGGGGGTGTGGATCAGCCAGCGCGGAAGCGTGAGCCGATAG
- a CDS encoding universal stress protein translates to MFKDIILAVTPSEVCQCAADAGFAFAKKHESNLAMIHVCGLPSHGWGSIEHMMPSGEVDKIKAGVEKHYAKHLAEHENCQVTVVPGIPHSEILRLARKKNADLIVMGCCTKDDLHRRAKMWGVAGSNIERVTQKARCPVMIVAREVPEERMQFDSIVVATDFSFQAECAIGYGGQLARQYKAALHIFTVLDIPQGHDAPSQEEIEEGIAAAKARMEKEFGPRLEGIREVSYECWEGVPSMEILKYARMQKADLILMAHHSKEKDPEEAYLGSTVAQVALNASCPTISINRHFDLRCGLFYDQSGAVTSEEPAKETAS, encoded by the coding sequence ATGTTCAAGGACATCATCTTAGCAGTAACTCCGTCCGAAGTGTGCCAGTGCGCGGCCGACGCGGGCTTCGCGTTCGCCAAGAAGCACGAATCCAACCTGGCCATGATCCATGTCTGCGGACTGCCGTCCCATGGTTGGGGATCCATCGAACACATGATGCCGTCCGGCGAGGTGGATAAGATCAAGGCCGGCGTGGAAAAGCATTATGCCAAGCACCTGGCTGAGCATGAGAATTGTCAGGTCACGGTCGTTCCAGGCATTCCGCACTCCGAGATCCTGCGTCTGGCGCGCAAGAAGAATGCGGACCTCATCGTCATGGGCTGCTGCACCAAGGACGACCTGCACCGCCGTGCCAAGATGTGGGGTGTGGCCGGCTCAAACATCGAACGCGTCACCCAGAAGGCGCGCTGCCCAGTGATGATCGTGGCCCGCGAGGTGCCCGAGGAACGGATGCAGTTCGACAGCATTGTTGTCGCCACCGACTTCTCGTTCCAGGCCGAATGCGCCATAGGCTACGGCGGTCAGCTGGCCCGCCAGTACAAGGCCGCCCTGCACATCTTCACCGTTCTGGACATCCCGCAGGGACATGATGCGCCCTCGCAGGAGGAGATCGAGGAAGGCATCGCCGCGGCCAAGGCCCGTATGGAAAAGGAATTCGGTCCGCGCCTGGAAGGTATCCGTGAGGTCAGTTACGAATGTTGGGAGGGCGTGCCCAGCATGGAGATCCTGAAGTACGCCCGCATGCAGAAGGCGGACCTGATCCTGATGGCCCACCACAGCAAGGAAAAGGACCCCGAGGAAGCCTACCTCGGTTCCACTGTGGCCCAGGTGGCGCTCAACGCCAGCTGTCCCACCATAAGTATCAACCGCCACTTCGACCTGCGCTGCGGCCTGTTCTATGACCAATCCGGGGCCGTGACCAGCGAGGAACCGGCCAAGGAAACTGCAAGCTGA